Part of the Lotus japonicus ecotype B-129 chromosome 6, LjGifu_v1.2 genome, AATCCATCGTGTGAACATCAGaacatgtttatattttttttgattgaAAAGAACATGTTTATAGTATTCGATTCTTCTTTTCATGAAAATTGATAAATTCCCATTGTTTAATGACTGACTTATTATGGAAAGAAAAGTAAacactaaatttattttataataagatCGTTTATTGCTCTCACTCTATTTAATTGTCTCCTTCCCCTGTTTTCAATCCAGCACACTCAGAGAGACCATTTCTCTCTCCACCGtacctttctttctctctctctctctctctccaccaTGGTTCTGTCCAATACCGCCTCTTCTGGCTCCGAGAGTGACCTTTCCATTCACTCAACCTTTGCTTCCCGCTATGTCAGGACCTCACTTCCCAGGTAGATATTTTTCCGCATTAAATTTTTCATCTACtaattaactttgttttatgttGATGAAAGGTACCTAGATTATTATTATGATGTATAAATTGATATCATAATTCATAAGTGTTTTGATGTATAAAAACATGGTATTCAGTTTCAATTATATGGATCTGTGTGTGTGAAATCAATTATGTACAAAAACTTCTGTATATAACTTTTGAATGacgtcagaattgattctgaaaaagagaagttgataTGAACATGCTATGGTTGGTGTATGTTTCATAGGTTCAAGATGCCTCAAGAGTCAATACCGAAGGAGGCAGCATACCAGATCATAAATGATGAGTTGATGCTGGATGGAAACCCAAGATTGAATCTAGCATCATTTGTGACCACTTGGATGGAGCCTGAGTGTGACAAGCTCATCATGGCTTCCATTAACAAGAACTATGTTGACATGGATGAGTACCCTGTTACCACCGAGCTTCAGGCAAGTCTACCCCTCCTTTGTTACTTTTAACTTTTGGTTCTGGCTCTCAAATTCTCAATGCATATAAAGCTTTCATCCTTTAAAACAATAAACCATAATAAAAATCTTAGATACATATGGATCCATATGTCATTTTGATTgtgttttaataaatttaaatttatatgtaCCGATAGTGTATGTTACCTGGGATAAAATTTTCTACGAACATCCAATATATTGTCATTTTTATTCTTGATATTTGTTTTACTTTAAGATGTGCTAAAATAGTGAATTTTGATGAATGTATGTGTAATATTCTAGAACATGACACataattggaattttttttgagaaaagtgataatattaataaaatattaagagaGTGAGTGTCTAACAGACATAtacatttctcaaatttttactaataataatattaacaaAATATTAACAAATGGCAGCTGGTAAGTTTTGTTCTAAACAAAAAATGGGTGGGTTAAGTTtagctagtttttttttgtttgaaaatcTAGTTTAGGTAGTTGACTGTCTTAATTGAGTTTTTAATGCCTTAACTTGTCATTAATTAATTGTCATACCCGTAACTACTACGCGTGAGCttatagattaattttttttaaaaggacaaaaaaagtatatttaatattatttatttatgacaTATACTTATAATTACTCATAAAACTATTAAAAAGTCTGGTAAAGAGGACGTGTACTTGAAAATGctgttataaatataatatacaaCTCAAAATATCtaatagaaaataatatttaaaattaataaatggaaaacttaaaaaaaaaacttcacttTCAAAGCCGTTTCaatctgtaacaaaaaaaaaatcgtttCAATCTTTTTAGATATAGGCCACCAAGTTGTCCTTACTCGttagattcttttttttttctttcttcatcgGAAAACACGTTACATTCTTCTTTGAGTATTCTTTTCTATTTGTGTTTAATGCCTATTATAATCTTAATTTTCTTCTTTACTTTAATTGCAAAATTTAAGCAAACAGCCATCAAGGCATCAACCTTTCATCAAATTTAATCATAATTTAAACAATAACTATTTGTCCACACCTCTAaaattgaggtggaaagaggtggaggaggagaaagatagaaagaaaagaaaagaaagatagagcgagaaagtataagatgtgatagatgataagagaagagagataaaaataaatataggtggaaatgaagtgtataaataaggaggtgtgtatatatcattactcatcaACAAAATATCAGAAACATTCTTAAAAAACTGAAATTCGTAGTTGTACAGTTGGTCCCAAGATTGAAAAGGAAAGCTGTTGAATTGTCGgtggaaaaataaattaaatatgaaaGATAAAGATttcttaaattaaattaaattatattgtaCCAAACTTTTTTGAATAAACTTCTATATGATATGACTtccttttgtaaaaaaaaacttatatatgatataaggtaaaaaataatattcattAAAAATCTGACGGTTAAAATTATAATCCTGATGATATGCTGATACGTTTTTCAAAGAGAAGTAAGATAtactacttttttttatatatatagtaaGATGTCCTACTTGAACCATCATTTGATGAAAATGGGTATAAATTAAGTATCTGGAAGCACATGCATATAAGtctatcttttctattttttccaCCCCTCAACTTGCCTTATATATGAAGCTGTCAACATATTATTAGTTGTGCGTCGACACATGAATTGGGGCCCATAATAAGAAAGGGAGCCTACCTTTAATAAATACTctctccggtcctatttataagcaacaaaaaaaaaattcacatagtttaagaaatgtagttaaactaaataaaatgcattaaatttgtcttaaattaaaatgaacttccaaaattaccctttgttattagtgttggaaagtggaaaagaaagagaataattaatgagacacattttacaagttagaattaataagggcatcattggaaaaaattaattaatatagctcaaactttcatttggttcttataaaaaggaccatgatttttcttctctttcatgcttataaataggaccggagggagtagcaAAAACGACCGCAAAATACTGTGACCCACGCCTACAGATTATAGAGCGTGATCAAATTtgtcggaaaaaaaaaagtttgtggGGTTTGTTGGTGTAATTTGTAGGCAAATTTGAAAAAGTAAAAGGTTACCATAGCTTACCAAATTAAATCATAACTGAAGGCAAAACATTATGACATGTTAGCAATAGCATTATGTAGTGCTTAGCTTTTTCAGTATGCACATCAAGATTGCACTTCTAGCGTGGAGATATCAGTGTCTTTTAGGATGACCTAATTAACATGAGTATACCTACAAATTAATAACCAACAATTCTTATGAGATTTATTATCAGCACAAATTGACTAAGTTGGAAAAGATGAATCACTTTCTTTAAGAAGGTTGTATTTAATTTCTATTATTAATATGAGACTGTGTTGATGGACGACCTATAAGCAACCAAAGGTTTTAAAGACATACCCTGACTTGTGATGGTGACGAGAGCCAAAGCTACCCGAACAATTTTTAACCGAAAATACTAtgacattaattattatttttacttgCTGTTGCTCTGTATAATAAATCCTTCGCAATAATCCATACATGGTGGTACACATACGGAAAAGTTTATCCAGGCCATTGCCGGATGAAGACATAGTAGGCCATTTCACTAACAAAAATGCTGAAATCTCAATGACCAAGAAATTCTTCCAATTACTTAAACAACAGTAGATGTGTTTTCTTGTGATTTTTACAGTTTTGACTGGTATGTTTGCAGAATCGGTGTGTGAACATGATAGCACATCTTTTTAATGCACCACTTGGAGACTCTGATACTGCAGTTGGTGTTGGCACTGTTGGCTCATCAGAGGCCATAATGTTGGCTGGATTGGCATTCAAAAGAACGTGGCAGAACAGAAGGAAAGCAGAGGGAAAACCCCATGACAAGCCCAACATTGTCACCGGAGCCAACGTTCAGGTACGTGCTTAAAGATAAAAAGTGAAAGAAACTCTTCTAATGAATTTAATTGAAAGTCAATGCACGTTTTACTCAACTGGTATATAAACACAGGCTACTAATCATGAGTTCTATTTCTGTTCATGTGAAGGTTTGCTGGGAGAAATTTGCAAGATACTTTGAGGTGGAGTTGAAAGAGGTGAAGCTGAGTGAGGGATACTATGTAATGGACCCTCAAAAGGCTGTGGATTTGGTAGATGAGAACACCATTTGTGTTGCTGCTATTCTTGGTTCCACATTAAATGGAGAGTTTGAAGATGTCAAGCGCTTAAATGATCTTCTAATTGAAAAGAACAAGGAAACTGGGTATAtgtctctctttttctttcttgcaCCAAGCTTACATTGTTCCTAAACTCAATAAATTGATTGACATGTGAAATTGTTTGGTAGATGGGACACTCCTATTCATGTTGATGCAGCTAGTGGCGGCTTCATTGCCCCGTTTATTTATCCAGAGCTTGAGTGGGACTTTCGCTTACCACTAGTGAAGAGCATCAACGTTAGTGGCCACAAGTATGGTCTAGTCTATGCTGGAATTGGTTGGGTTATCTGGAGAAACAAGGAGGACTTGCCTGAGGAACTCATCTTCCATATCAACTATCTCGGAGCTGATCAACCCACCTTCACCCTCAACTTCTCCAAAGGTAACTAATTGCATGTTTGGATCATGTatcttttctcaaaatcagttATGGCACGTATAAGCTACTCACAGTCACATAGGCTTCTACTCATAAATGATTTGGGTTGCAGAATCAATTGTAAGAGAATTTCCAAACATCCACTAATGCATATTCATAGCTTGTTTGGATAAGTTTCTTTTTCAACATAATCAATTTGGCACCGACAAGCTCTTcctataattgattttgtttcaaaatcaattgtaagcaaaatcaattgtagaagaatttctGATCACTGCAGAATAACAAAGTATATTTACTTACACTTTCTACCAGTCATTTATTAGTTTATTATGCACGAGTGTACTCATTTCTTTCACAAAATATGCAATGTGCAGGTTCTAGCCAAATCATAGCTCAATACTACCAACTAATTCGCCTTGGTTATGAGGTATTAAAACCAGTCAGCAAACCCATTTATAATTGCAGTGGTGTTAGTGGTTACTGTTACACACTAATATAACACCTCTAACTCACACACCACATCATTTTTTTATAGATTCATGTCGCTTCTTGTTCACATGAAAACTTATTGTGATTGCAGGGCTATAAACATGTGATGGAAAACTGCAGAGACAACATGTTAGTACTAAAAGAGGGGCTTCAAAAAACTGGTCGCTTTGAAATTGTGTCCAAAGACAATGGTGTGCCTCTGGTGGCCTTCACACTGAAGGACCACACACACTATAATGAATTCCAAATCTCAGACTCGCTGAGGCGCTTCGGGTGGATAGTGCCGGCATACAGCATGCCCCCAAATACTCAGCACGTGACCGTGGTCCGTGTAGTCATTAGGGAGGACTTCTCAAGGACCCTAGCAGAGCGTCTTGTGGCTGATATTGAGAAAGTGCTGCACGAGCTTGATTCACTCCCTGCAAGGGTGATAAGTAGCACCACTGTGACTGTTACCGGAGAAGAAGATGTGAACAAGAATGGGAAGGTTAAGAAGAGTGCTATTGAGACACAGAGGGAAATCACTACACTTTGGAAGAATTTTGTGTTGGAAAGGAAGAAGCTGAATGACAAGATGAGTGTTGTTTGTTAAGAGAGTTATTCAAATGGAAACATGGGTGTGTGTTGAATCTATGTCTGAGTTAATGGCAGTTAGTACATTGGATTGAGTCGAGCAATTTCTCTGCTTCCAGTTAATTGCTCAATGGAAAAACCAAATTGTGTTTTCATCTCGATGAGAGCATGACTTGCTTTATTTTTAAAGAGTGAATCATATTTAATAAGGGTTTTGATACATTCATACTTCACTTTCTCTTTTGTCCTATTTCTatttaatttctctttttatctttatcttcttTTCCGAACACATCACCCTTTATATTGCTCATTTTTGTTTCTAACTCTTTGGATGTGGATAGATTTGGAGTGTCAACATGATTTTTTCCTATTTATCTTACGTGAAATTTGTTCAATTCAACATTCTAGGCATTGCCTTCTAATTTTAGTTTACAAGCCATTACAAAGGTTGTTATGCATTACCTTCTAATTTTAGTAAAGTTGTTGTTCCTGGTGGGAGTCTTCTGTCCTGTTAAGTGTGAACTAAAGAATTTGGTTACTAACTTATTAGAGAAACACATAAAAAATGGGGTAAAAGATGAGTGAGCACAGAATAGGCATCATAGGAACAGACTTAATTAGCGTATGTTTGGAAAGTACGTCTTCTATTATTGACTCTACAGTCAGGAACCAATTACATAGAGAagcttttgtgagtagcttctcgGTTTCAGACTTGATTCTGAGGAAAGAAAAGTTTGATCCAAagtccaaacatgctattagttcTATAACATAATTTACCATCAGCTAAGAcaaagaataaaaggagaaacTCACATGATTAGCATGCCAGTTGTAGAGCTCCTTTTTAAGCTGGCTTTAATTGTTTTTAGGAGCTGATCCACGAGTTTCTGCATGTTTGAACAAAATTCCATGAAGAAATTGCATTTTGGTAAATTAACTAAATTCTGAATGGATTCTTCTGACAGAGGCACTGATTCATTACCAGGAGAATCAATTTGGGGTCGACAAAATTCAGGAGAAGCATTTGAAATTTCCCTTGTATTGAGAGTAGGCTGGTCATACCATAAGAACAAAAATTATAGCTTGAACCAAAATCTTATTCACAACTTTCAAGTTAC contains:
- the LOC130722297 gene encoding glutamate decarboxylase 1-like, with amino-acid sequence MVLSNTASSGSESDLSIHSTFASRYVRTSLPRFKMPQESIPKEAAYQIINDELMLDGNPRLNLASFVTTWMEPECDKLIMASINKNYVDMDEYPVTTELQNRCVNMIAHLFNAPLGDSDTAVGVGTVGSSEAIMLAGLAFKRTWQNRRKAEGKPHDKPNIVTGANVQVCWEKFARYFEVELKEVKLSEGYYVMDPQKAVDLVDENTICVAAILGSTLNGEFEDVKRLNDLLIEKNKETGWDTPIHVDAASGGFIAPFIYPELEWDFRLPLVKSINVSGHKYGLVYAGIGWVIWRNKEDLPEELIFHINYLGADQPTFTLNFSKGSSQIIAQYYQLIRLGYEGYKHVMENCRDNMLVLKEGLQKTGRFEIVSKDNGVPLVAFTLKDHTHYNEFQISDSLRRFGWIVPAYSMPPNTQHVTVVRVVIREDFSRTLAERLVADIEKVLHELDSLPARVISSTTVTVTGEEDVNKNGKVKKSAIETQREITTLWKNFVLERKKLNDKMSVVC